Part of the Candidatus Aegiribacteria sp. genome, GAAAACGGCACCGAAGTAACCATCAACGTTACATCGAGCGAAGACCTGTTTCAGGGATGGGTTACCGGTAAGAGCATCTGGTCAGACACAAACTGGGACTACTGGTGGCTCAACACTCGGATCACATCGGATGCGAATAACACCATCTATGCCGCCGTAAAGCTTTACGAATACTGTAATCCATCCAGTAATTTCGATATGTATGTTCTCGAGAACAATGGCGATATAAGCGAGTCGTTCCTCGACTGGAACGGCCCGGGAAGCAATCCTCTTATCGTCAATAATCCCGATCCTAACATCTACATAGAACAGCCAACCCTGGATAGAGAAGGAGCGATCGACTCGGACAACAACACATACCTTATCTACACCAACGGCGGCACAAACATTATCCTTACCAAGTTGGATCCCGACGGCACCGTACTCATCAACGGTATCAACATTGTCGTGGGGGCCAATGCCTGGACAAATGAAGCACGCACCGCAGTTGCTCCTGATGACAGGATATATGTTGTATGGTCTGAAAGTCTCCACGATATCCAGTACACATATTCAGACGACGGCGGAGATACAGGCACGTGGTCGACCCCGACATCCATCTGTTACAACGCGTCCAATCAATTGTGCAAACCACAGGTATGCTGTGACACCAACGGCAACGTTCATGTGATCTGGCAGAATGCCAGCAGGCTTGCATACATGAAGCTCCTGCCGGACGGTACCGTATCCATCGACGAGAGTTTCCTTACTTCAGGCGGTGTCTGGTCACCAATGATGAGTATAGATGATCAGAACAATTTGAACATAGTCTGGGGAACAGGTAGTCAGGGCTCCAATTCAGTCTACTATACGAAGATCGACGGAAACCTCGACGGAGGCGGTGTTTCCATGAGTGACGATGATCTCTCTATTATCCAGGAAGCTGCTTTTGTTGTCAGCAACGATATCAGGTACGCTAAATGCATTACTGACGATTACATGAACGTTCACGCGGTTTACGAACAGGGCGAATACGGGCGTCACCATCCAAAGGCCATGAAATACATCAAGAGGAACGGTGTTCCGCTGTTGAGGATAGTATGTCCCGATGAATCCGTTCTGTTCGTGGAAATGACCGGAAGCGGCATGGACTGGGAGGGAACTTTCACCCCTCCGATTAATGGAAGTTATTCCGCAGGAATTTCCGGTTCGGACGCCGATGGCAACACGGGCACGGATACCTATGTATTCGAGTATCCCGATACCGGTATAGAGTTACAGAGCGGTTTAGCTGTCTCGGGCGTCTCCTGTTCTCCGAATCCGTTCAGCGGATCGATCAGTTTCTCCTATGTCCTTTCGGAAACAGGCAATGTCAGAGTAAACATCTACGATATGAGAGGTCGTCTGATCGAAACACTCATGAACGAGGAACAGCAGGTCGGTCTCCATTCCATTAACTGGAACGCATCCGGTATGAACCCGGGTATTTACCTGTGTCGTATCTCTTCCGGC contains:
- a CDS encoding T9SS type A sorting domain-containing protein translates to MSAKRTSINLIITLVLTLPLFALHSDPALYECVGSRDVSGNTAEYPVYPPATLDQKSPTFTVNHTENGTEVTINVTSSEDLFQGWVTGKSIWSDTNWDYWWLNTRITSDANNTIYAAVKLYEYCNPSSNFDMYVLENNGDISESFLDWNGPGSNPLIVNNPDPNIYIEQPTLDREGAIDSDNNTYLIYTNGGTNIILTKLDPDGTVLINGINIVVGANAWTNEARTAVAPDDRIYVVWSESLHDIQYTYSDDGGDTGTWSTPTSICYNASNQLCKPQVCCDTNGNVHVIWQNASRLAYMKLLPDGTVSIDESFLTSGGVWSPMMSIDDQNNLNIVWGTGSQGSNSVYYTKIDGNLDGGGVSMSDDDLSIIQEAAFVVSNDIRYAKCITDDYMNVHAVYEQGEYGRHHPKAMKYIKRNGVPLLRIVCPDESVLFVEMTGSGMDWEGTFTPPINGSYSAGISGSDADGNTGTDTYVFEYPDTGIELQSGLAVSGVSCSPNPFSGSISFSYVLSETGNVRVNIYDMRGRLIETLMNEEQQVGLHSINWNASGMNPGIYLCRISSGVVSETLRCVVVAE